DNA from Planctomycetia bacterium:
AGTAGCGTCACGATATTAAATCCGGAGTTCAATCATGAAACACTACCGAATTATGTTCCTGCTCCTTATCGGAGCAATCACCCTGAGTGCATTATCACTGTTGAAAACCACTGCTGAACCTCCCCCCATACAATCCACACTCCATGAATTGAGAAAGTTCGCTGAACAGAACAACGATTTCGGGATCGAACTGTACCACCGTTTACGCACTCAGCCAGGCAACGTCTTCTTCTCACCCTACAGCATTTCCACTGCATTAGCGATGGTCTCCACTGGCGCAAGAAATCAAACCGAGGCTCAGATGCTCAAATGCCTGCATCTCGGCACAGATCAAAAGTTGAATACCACCCTGCATCGCGATTTGATGACTTCCATGCTGCATCAGCCCAAAGGCTACGAAATTCGCATTGCCAATGCACTGTGGGGACAGAATGCACATCCCTTCAAAGCGGATTTTGTCACCGGGCTGCAACATTCCTTCCGTGCCGAAGGGCGTACGCTCGACTTTGCAGGTGAAGCCGAGCAGAGCAGAACGATCATCAATCAATGGGTAGAAGCACAGACCAACCAGAGGATTAAGAACCTCCTGCCTTCAGGCAGCATCACTGGCCTGACTCGCCTGGTGTTGACCAACGCCATTTACTTCAAAGGAACCTGGCAAACGCCATTCAGTAAGAGTGCAACACGCCCTGGGGATTTCTTCATCACGAGTGATGACAAAGTGAAGGCAGAGATGATGGCTAGGACCGCATCCATGCGTTATGCAGAAAACGATCTTTTCCAGGCATTGGAGCTTCCTTATGCCGGTGATCGTCTCTCGATGGTGATCTTGCTGCCGCGAAAACGAAATAACCTGGGCGAAGCGGAATCACAACTAAGCTCAGGCATGGTCAGCCAACTGGTGCAGAAGATGACCTCACCGAAAGTAATCTTGAGCTTGCCTCGAATTAAAACAACTTACGAAAAGCCATTAAAAACGACTTTGGTGAGCATGGGTATGACCGATGCCTTTGAAGCAGGCATAGCGGACTTTTCCGGAATAGATAGCACCCGCGAGCTTTATATTTCCGAAGTCTATCACAAGGCATTTTGTGAAATCAACGAAGAAGGCACGGAAGCAGCAGCAGCAACTGCAGTAGCAATGGTAGAGTATTCAACACCCAGCAAACAACCACCACCTGTTGAGTTCAAAGCAGATCACCCATATCTTTACTTGATCCGCGACAGGCAGACTGGCAGCATACTCTTCATGGGACGCGTTGTCGACCCAAGGCAATAATTGGATAACGGTTTTTACATGGATGCTGACCTGCTTCCCTATGCTGGAAAACTGGCAGCACTCGCTGCCAGTATTATCTGGTCGTGTTCCATTTCGCTCTACAAGGCACATGGGCACGGCGTGCCTGCTCAGGTTCTGAACCTCAACAAACTGCTCGTAGCCCTCATCGGGTTTAGTCTGATTGTTGGCACACTCAACTTCCTGGCCTGGCAGGGAATGCTCCAGGGTTCCTATGCATTCCCCAAATCCTGGGAAAAAACAGGCTGGCTGATGGCATCCGGCGTCATTGGACTGACACTCGGAGATACCTTTTTCTTCGCTTCGATTCGCTATCTTGGTGCTGCACTCACTGCAGCGTTGCAGTGTCTCACTCCACCCCTCAATGCCCTGATTGACTGGATTTATCTCGGCAAGTCCATGAACAATCTGCAGGTGCTCGGCATGGTCGTCATAGTGGTGGCAGTCGCAGGTGTGATCCTGGCTGCAGCGCCACAGAAATCGGGCGAAAAGGTTACCAGGCGATGGCTCTATGGCCTGGGGACTTCCATTGCCTCGGCAATCTGTACGGCTGGATCGTATGCCTTAACTGGAGAGATGCTGAAAAACGAGAGCATTTTTCCTTGCGTGTTATTAAGAGTAATCCCGGCGTTTCTGGTGTTGGCTTTGATCACTGGCACTTCCACAACCGGTCGGCAGGGGATGGTCATGCTCTGGAGCCAACCGCGAAAACTGGGCTACCTGATCCTGGCTGCATTCCTCGGAACCATCATAGGCATTTCCTTGCAGGCTTACGCATTTCAACTGGTGGATACGGGCATCGTCAGCACGCTCAGCACCACTTACCCCATTTTTGTGATTCCTGTGGCAGCATATTTTCTGAAGGAACACCCTACGCCTATGCAAATTGTCTGGACCTTCCTTGCCATTATCGGCATCGCCTTGCTCACTTTGCCCGCTTCTGTCTGGAGTGGCTGGCTAACGTAAAGTTTTAAGCTACAGTTAAGGCAGGTATCACCCAGGAACCTGCCCATGTTGCGTACATCTTTCTCCATCTTGATCTGTCTCGGCTTCGGTTCAACCACGTTGGCAGGCTACGGCCATAACTGGACATGGAAGAAATCGCCTGACTCGACAAAGCTCAAGAAATGTGTTCAGGAAATGAAATTCATTCTGCAAGCCAGTCCGGTTCGATTGGCATCTGTAGACGGCACCGGTGAACCTACCGTGCTGGAATCTGTCATCACCTTCAACATGAAAGGTGAAGAAGATGACATTGGTGAACCTTTTGTATTTCCAGGCCGCACGGGGTTTAACTTCTGCAAAACCAATGGCAAAGATTACGACGCTGTCGTAACCGCCTGCTTGCTGGTGGTGCTCGATCATTTCAGCAGTGACGAAGTCGCCATCAGCAGTGATGGCAAAATGAATGAGGAAGATTGGGGGGAAGGCATCAAGCTTTACAAGAAGGTGTTGGGCAGGCAGCCCAAGCTCGGGAAAGGCTCGGCAGTTTCAGAAGTATTGCGCAAGATCAATCTCACGCCTTCGTGGGATATCAGCAGGCTCTGGATTGTCTTTGGCTTGCTGGGTATCGGCGGCCTGGTCGCATGGTATATTTTCAATCCTCGTCCCGACTTCACGATTCTCTTTCAGCAGGATGGCAACGCCTATGTAAAAGGCAGTTTTCCTGAAGCCTATGTACAAGCTGTTCGTACCTTTTTCAAGCAGGACATGCCCATGAAACGCAACGTCATGGTGAAAGGTTGGAATGAAGCCGATGGCAGAATGCGTCTGAGCATTGCAGGCTCCGTTTCTGATCGCGAACAGCAACGCATCCGAAACTTCTTCGCCATGCTGAGAAAGAAATAGTCGAATCAGGGACATAGGTCACTTACGATTCGGTGACCGTGCCACACAACGCCCTCAACCTAAATCGTCGCGTCAGTTGCTCGTGCCCAAAAAGCCGTTCTCTGTCACAAGGAGGAGATCAACAACAACTCCTGAGACAGGAACGGCTTATGCGCACGACACGGAAGTCGGAAGCAAGCTTATCGATGCCGTCTGGGTTCCTTACCAGCGTGAGGTACTTTCTCACGCCGGCGGTGTGGAAGCAAGCCCAAAGTGTTTGTCCGGCGAAGCGGAAGCGTCGTTGGGACATGCAACCCTTAATCCTGGCGCTGCTGGCCATGACCTGGCTGACACAGCACACGGTGGAAGAGCGATTCCAGGTCGCCTGTTCTTTCGTCATTGCCTGCCGTCCCAAGCGCTCTCGTCCCGGTCGTACCGTGCCTGGTTTTCTCAAGGCCTTGCATCGTCTGCCAGTACGTGTGTTTCACCTTCTGAGCCGCTGCATTCGTGATCGCCTGTTGGAGCGAGGTTTGTTGCAGCGTATCGCGGGATTCTTTCCGGTAGGAGTCGATGGCAGCCGCCTGAGCTGCCCACGCACCCAGGAACTGGAGGAACGCTTGCCCGCCGTCAGCACTTCGTCGGCGCCGCAGGTGTGGATCACCGCTCTGGTGCATCTGCTCTCGGGCGTGCCATGGTGGTGGAAGGTGGGAAAAGGAAATGCCAGCGAACGATCCCAGTTACAGGCGATGCTGACTTGTCTGCCTGGGAACTCCTTGATTGTAGCCGATGCCGGCTTCGTCAGTTATGCCCTGTATTTAAGGATTATTCTGTGCGGCCATCACATGGTGGTGCGGATGAAATCGAGCGTGCAACTGTTCACGCAGTCGCGCGTGCCGATGACACGTTATCAACAAGGCCGGGTGTTGTGGTGCCCCGATGTGAGCCGGTTTCGGGATCATCCGCCGATCCCGGCCCGACTGGTACGCATCACCGGCAAACAGGGCGGCGGGGATGTCTGGCTGCTGACCACGGTGCTGGATCGACACGTCCTCTCTCGGAAGCAGATCGGCAAACTCTATCGACTACGTTGGGAGAACGAGTGCTTCTTCCGTTCCTACAAGCGAACCTTGGGCAAAGTGAAGCTGTGGGGGCGTACGATCAAGACCGTCCATCGAGAAGTGGAAGCCTCGCTCTTGGCGGTACAACTGCTGCTGGCGCAAGTGCTGCGCAGCGGACTACCAGCCCAGATGGTGCCCAGCCTGTCTCGAGCGCTCCAGGTCATTCGAGAAGATCTTCATCTCTATGCCAGTCACTATCGTCGACGCACCGGGTATGAAAAACGACTGCGATCAGCATTCCGTGACCGCCGCACTCGCCATGCTGCCAAAATACGCAAACCCTGGCCCAGGAAAAAGACTTACCACCCTCCCAAACCTCCTCAACTCCTCACGCCCCTGGTCGATATCAAACACTTGCTTTACCCAAGGAATACCGCTGCGTAGAGTACGCTTAGGTTAAGGGCGTTGAGTGCCACACTTCGACGTGTACTCACGTCGAGGTGTGCTTCTATCGATTGCGTGCTTCTCTGATTCATGAGACGGGACTTAGTTCTCCGAAACCACACCCCGTCGTGAGTACACGCCGGAGTGTGGCACAGATTCTGAATGCAATTGCCTTCGCTTTTTACTTTGAATAACAACCTTTTGAAAACACTCATCACGGAGCCTGTACCTTTACTTCCGCATCAAAACACAAACCCTTATCATGATGCTCAAGCAACGTCTTTCTCTGAGTTGATATCGTTCGATGGATTGATTTCTCAGGCAACAACTTCCCGTTCCATCGAATGGAAATGGGCTGGTCCAGGTTGATCAGATCATCTCGCAGACGCAGGGTGATGCCGTTAAAGTGCTCTGATTCGATGCTGATGTTCTGCTGATCTACCGTAGCAACCATCTTGGCTGCTTTAAGCTTATCTGCAGGAAACTCTGCCTGTGCCAGCCAGTAAAAACTCGGTTGCAGCGGTTCCACCCAGACGATCTTTCGGGGCACCGTATTCCTGGTGAACTTCATCATCCACGGGATGGCAATAGCATCCTTGCGCTGCATCCAGTGACCCATTCCCGGTTGAATCACCACTTCATGCGTGTACCCGTGCGGGTCTTGCTCTCGCAGATCAAGAAGCAGTTTTTTCCAGACCAGTGCCTGCTTGTTGCGATCATATGCTTTGTCGTTTTCACCCATATGTAACGTGAACGGCAGATTCCTCAGATTGTCTGCCCGAACATCGCCAGGATGTCCAGCCATCATGGCAGCAGCAGCCCAGCGATGTGCCATGCGTGGCGCCATGCGGAACACACCATCGCCACCAGCGGAGTATCCCATCAAGTAAACTTTGTCGACGTTCACCTCTTCAAACACCGCAGCATCCTGAATCAGCCGTGAGAAGAAAGCATCCATGTGAGGCTGGAACCACATGTTCCAGGCATCATTGGGTGCTCGTGGTGCAAGGTAAACGCCTTCGATGGGCTTATAAAGTTTCTTCTGATTCTCCCATTGCTGATCGTTGATCGATTTACTGGTGTTGCCACCTCCATGCATGGAAATGAAGAGTGACCGACCATCCGCAGGCTTGTCGGCAAAGACGGTGTAATCGAACTTCATGTTCAATTCGCCCAGCGTGATCTGCTTCTTTTTCCACTCTTCTTCATGATGGGCTTTGGTCTGCCTGGCATCCTCTGCAATCAGAAGCCGCCTGGTCTGTTCAGCTTGCGATTTGCTGAGAGGCTGAGTTGCGAAGGCCTGCTGCTGGAGGTCCTGCTGTCTTGATGGCAGTTGCAGCCAGGTTTCAAGCGCTGCCACCGGGTCAGTACCCGGGACGCATAGAAAAACCAGAAACCACGATAAGTAAGGCACAGCAATACTCTCGAAAAAGGCAGTACAGGGTATAGTGTTGAGTTCTGGTTTGGTTTGGCAACTGGTCTAGACCCGATTGCAGGGTATAATAGGAAGGTAAGAACATTCTCTCGAACCGGAGATTTTGATAATGAGTGCAGTGGCAGAAAGCAAACCGCAAACCAGCGTGAATCCTCCTATTACCGTCACAGAGCGTGCTGCAGAAGAAGTTCGTCGCATTGTCGATGAGCAGCGTGCTGCAGGCGTGCTGGCACCTGAAGAACGCGTTTACCTTCGGGTTTCCGTAAAAGGTGGCGGCTGTTCAGGCTTTCAGAACAAGCTCGACCTTGACCCCAACTACAACGAAAAGTCGGATGAACTGTTTGAAGTGAATGGCGTAGGCGTCGTCGCGGATCGTAAGAGCCTGCTCTATATCAGCGGCGCTACCGTTGATTTCCACAACGATCTGAACAAGCGTGGCTTCAGCGTCAGCAATCCCAATGCCAAGACCACCTGCGGCTGCGGCAGTTCGTTCTCGGTATAAGAGCATATGAAAAACACGCGGGTCGGGTACTCACGCTAACCGTGCCAATTCACCGCTTAGTTACCATGACGAACTAAATTCGACACAGAAAAAAGTTCACTCAAACGACCAGCTTACCACTGGTCGTTTCTATTTCTGACTCAAGCAATCTCATAGGTCCAGACATCATTCCCATATTTTTTCATCACCAACTCGTGAGCAACCTGCATTTCGTCAGGCCACAAAGAACTGACCGTACCCCCGAACTGATTCCTGAAGTGTTCAAAAAGTGAGGAGACAATCGCTTCACGTGGCAACCCCGTCTGCCTGGCTAGTGGGCTTACCCGCTTGGCAGCGCTGGCAATGGCGGGTTTATCAGAGAGCTTTTCCCTGCCGATGCGCAGCACCCGCACCATCTCGCCCGGGTCCATTTCATAGGCCATCGTGGTATGATGCAACACAACACTGTTACGCCGTGCCTGGGCAGCGCCGCCAATCTTCCCCATCGAACAGGCAATATCATTCAGTGGTGCGTGATAGGCATCGACGCCCAGTTTCCGTAATCCCTCAATAACCCATGCTTCGCATATCTGGTAGGATTGTCGCACCGACATGCCTTTCAGCAGTGCTTCAGGCAAATACAGTGAGTAGGTGATAGCCCCGTGAGGCTGAAGAAACATAGCCCCGCCGCCTGTCATCCGTCTGACCAGTTGAATGTCTTTCTCCCGAGCTACTTCTACATCAACTTCATTCAACACCGACTGGCATCGACCGAGGATCACCGCCTGCTCTGTCCATCTCCAGAAACGCAGTGTGGCAGGTCGTTTGCCCGATGCAACCTGCTGGCACAACACTTCATCGAGCGCTACATTCATGGCCGGCGGCAAGGCTATTTCGGGGATCAGGTGCCAGCTTTGCGAAGGCCACACCGTTAATTTCTCTGCAACCTCCAGGCTGTTGAATTGTTCTTCATGCTGAGAAAACTGCTCGATTTCCACCGTGTCGCCTCGTGCCCGGCACAGTGCTACTGCCAGGGCCCGGGTGGAAGTACCCAGCAATTCGACATTCCAGGGCAGGGCGGATTCGAGAACGTGATGCCATTGCTGCAGCGTCAGATCATTATGCCTGTCGTAAATCGCCGATGCAAGGCGGTGCAGAACTTCACGGGATTGCGCATCGGGGTGAACAAAAAAATCTCCACTGATGCGAATCTGGTGCATCCGCTCGTTCTGCAGTTGATATTCGACGGCGATCAGTTTTCCGCCAGGCGTCTTGCACTCACCGCGCATGTGCTGCTTCCATGAGTTGCCGCACATTCTCTGCTACCGATGCCTTCGGATTATACACGGCTGAACCAACAACAAAGACCTCAGCACCGGCATCAAAAGCAGGCTGCAACGTCTGCAAGTTGATGCCTCCATCCACTTCCAGTTCACACTTGGGGTTTAGCCGGTCAATCAATGCTCGTGCCTGTTTGATTTTCTCCAGCGAAGCGGGCAGGAACGACTGCCCACCAAAGCCAGGCTGTACTGACATAATCAATACCAGATCAACCTGCGTCACCAAGTGTTCAATCGCTGCTAACGGCGTGGCAGGATTCAAGGTAACGCCAGCGAGTTTCTTTCGATCATGTATCCGTTTAATCAAAGTCTCTATCTGCGGACATGCTTCAATGTGCAGGATAACGCTGTCTACGCCCGCATCCAGAAACGGGTCGAGATATTTTTCCGCATCACTGATCATCAGATGCGCTTCCAGCGGAATCGAGCATGCGGGACGCAGCGATTGAGCTACGAGCGGTCCGAAAGAAATATTCGGGACAAAGTGTCCATCCATAACATCCAGATGAATGCGATCGACTCCGGCATCAATCGCCTGCTGAACCTGCTCACCCAGCCTGGTGAAATCAGCGGTCATGATCGACGGGGCTAACTTGGGACGATTCATGGTGATAACTCAACGCTGTTCAGTGTGTCCACCAAATTGTGCCCGCATGGCAGAAAGCAGTTTGTTGCCAAAGTGATCATCCTGCCTGGATTCAAAGCGATTGAAGAGGGCATGAGCCAGGCCCGTCAACGGCACGCCATGTTCAATCGCTGTTTGCACGGTCCATCGGCCTTCACCCGAATCAGGCACTTTGCCGACAAACCCTTCCAGATTGGGACGTTCGGCCAGCGATCGTGCAATGAGATCCAGCAGCCAGGAACTGACGACACTGCCTCGCCGCCAAACCTCAGCAACCTCAGCCAGGTTGAAGTGGTAGAGCTGATCCTTCTGCATGGCGTGCATCAATTCAAAACCTTCGGCATACGCCTGCATCAAGCCATATTCGATGCCATTGTGAACCATTTTGACAAAGTGCCCCGCGCCGTTGGGGCCACAATGCAGATAGCCCAGATCAGCGCTGGTTGCCTCTTTCCGAGCAGCGGTTGCTGGTATATTTCCGTGACCTGGTGCCAGGGAACGAAACACCGGATCGAGATGCTTGACTGCCTCGGTTGGCCCGCCAATCATCAGGCAATATCCCCGCTCCAACCCCCAGATCCCGCCGCTGGTGCCCACATCGAGATAGTGAATTCCTGATTGACTGAGTTTTTTAGCACGACGAATATCATCGTTGAAGTTGGTGTTGCCACCATCAATAATCATGTCGCCCGGCAGCAACAGTGCCTGGAGTTCTGCAATGGCATTTTCAGTAATCTCGCCTGCAGGCAGCATGATCCACACTGCTCGAGGTGCACTGAGCTTTTGCACCAGTTCTGTGAGCGAAGCCGCTGGCGTTGCCCCTTCATGAGCCAGTTGCTCAACTGACGCAGCCTGGGTATCAAACACCACGCAGTGATGCTTATCACGCAGCAGGCGGCGAACCATGTTGCCACCCATGCGGCCCAGGCCAATCATTCCCAGTTGCATGCATGCTCCTTATGAATTGGCAGAAGCCTTCTGCTGAAGATTGGTGAGCAACTGATCGAACGGTTCTGCGAATTTCTTGATCGCTTCTTCCAGCAGTTGATCGGTCACTTTCGTCAGTGATATTCCTGCACTGTCCAGTTGCTCCAGTTTGGTTCGTGCTGATTTAATGCAGGCATCCCATTGTTCGGTAAAGCGTACCCGCTGCTGCAATGGCGATTCGAGCAGCGCTGTGACAGTTTCAGGCGGAATGGTATTCACCGTCTTCTGAGCGATCAATGCATCAACGTACATCGTCTTGGGGTACGCAGGATTTTTGGTGCTGGTGCTGGCCCAGAGAAGCCGCTGCGACTGAGCGCCTGCCGCTGCCAGTTGTTTCCACCGACTGCTCATCTCCAGCTTCTGAAACGATGCATACGCTTCGTAAGCATTGGCGATGGCAATCTGGCCCTTGAGTGAATCAAAACCTGTCTTTTTCGACAGCAACTCATCAACCAGCGTATCAATCCGACTGACAAAAAAGCTGGCTACACTGGCAATAGACGCTACAGACTTTTTTTCAGCCAATCGCTGTTCCAATCCCTTCATGTATGCATCTGCCACCTGCTCATAGGCGCCCACTGCGAACAGCAACGTGACATTTACGGAAATACCCTTGGCAATCAGCCGAGTGATGGCAGGTAACCCCGCAGCAGTGGCAGGCACCTTAATCATCAGGTTAGGCCGCCCCACCGTAGCATGCAGCCTGACTGCTTCCGCCACCGTTCCATCAGTATCATGTGCCAGGTGTGGCGAGACTTCCAGGCTGACATATCCATCATGTGCATGGCTGCGGTCATACACCGGCTTGAACAGATCAGCAGCCCTGCGAATGTCATCAATCGCCAGATGTTCGTACAACGCCTTCGGATCACGAATCCCCTGTGCCACTGCCTGAGTAACGGCAGTGTTATAATCGGTGCTCTTACTGATGGCTGCTGCAAAGATAGCCGGGTTCGAAGTCACCCCCGTGATGCCATCACTGATCAATTGCCCGAACGCTCCTGAATCAATCAGACCGCGACGCATATTGTCATACCAGAGACTTTGCCCCAGCTTCTGAATGCTTTGCAGTGTTGTCATGGCCACCATCCTTATTCCAGGTTCTTGCCCATGCCTTTTTTATTAGGCCTGGTGGGAACTGCGCCCTCATTGGGATCCACGAGCGGAATTTTGTACTGCTGTGCCAGTTCGATGACCTTGGCCAGGTAAGGTAACCCGCCTTTGCGACTGAGTTCCAGCAACCGATCCTTTTCCTCATCTGTCATCTTCTTGCGTAATTCAGACAATACTTTCCAGATATCGCGAGTCAGTCGTTCGTTGCGTTGTTGTGAAATCTCACGCTGATTACGGGGGATCAGTCGAGAATCCTGTCGGTCCTTTTTGAAAGGCCTGGTGGTACTGGCCGGTGAAGATTCCACCGGCTGCGTTTCCATCACGGGAAGGACATCTGTCACCGGCGATTGCACTTCCACAATTTCCGGCTCGCGTAACGCCGAGTTGGTCAGCCAGAAACCGAAAGCTGCTGCCATGAGAATACACGCAGCCCAGCCAGCAATGGCATAACGTCGCCACTTCATACCCTGCTGCAGAAGAATTCCTTTGGTGGAATTCAATCGTGTCAGCGTTTGTTCGGTAAACGATTGTGGCGCCTGTGGGCGAGGCAGATAATCGAGCAGTTCCCAGGTTTTCCGCAGGCTGTCGGCTT
Protein-coding regions in this window:
- a CDS encoding DUF3634 family protein, with protein sequence MLRTSFSILICLGFGSTTLAGYGHNWTWKKSPDSTKLKKCVQEMKFILQASPVRLASVDGTGEPTVLESVITFNMKGEEDDIGEPFVFPGRTGFNFCKTNGKDYDAVVTACLLVVLDHFSSDEVAISSDGKMNEEDWGEGIKLYKKVLGRQPKLGKGSAVSEVLRKINLTPSWDISRLWIVFGLLGIGGLVAWYIFNPRPDFTILFQQDGNAYVKGSFPEAYVQAVRTFFKQDMPMKRNVMVKGWNEADGRMRLSIAGSVSDREQQRIRNFFAMLRKK
- the gnd gene encoding decarboxylating 6-phosphogluconate dehydrogenase — its product is MQLGMIGLGRMGGNMVRRLLRDKHHCVVFDTQAASVEQLAHEGATPAASLTELVQKLSAPRAVWIMLPAGEITENAIAELQALLLPGDMIIDGGNTNFNDDIRRAKKLSQSGIHYLDVGTSGGIWGLERGYCLMIGGPTEAVKHLDPVFRSLAPGHGNIPATAARKEATSADLGYLHCGPNGAGHFVKMVHNGIEYGLMQAYAEGFELMHAMQKDQLYHFNLAEVAEVWRRGSVVSSWLLDLIARSLAERPNLEGFVGKVPDSGEGRWTVQTAIEHGVPLTGLAHALFNRFESRQDDHFGNKLLSAMRAQFGGHTEQR
- a CDS encoding DMT family transporter encodes the protein MDADLLPYAGKLAALAASIIWSCSISLYKAHGHGVPAQVLNLNKLLVALIGFSLIVGTLNFLAWQGMLQGSYAFPKSWEKTGWLMASGVIGLTLGDTFFFASIRYLGAALTAALQCLTPPLNALIDWIYLGKSMNNLQVLGMVVIVVAVAGVILAAAPQKSGEKVTRRWLYGLGTSIASAICTAGSYALTGEMLKNESIFPCVLLRVIPAFLVLALITGTSTTGRQGMVMLWSQPRKLGYLILAAFLGTIIGISLQAYAFQLVDTGIVSTLSTTYPIFVIPVAAYFLKEHPTPMQIVWTFLAIIGIALLTLPASVWSGWLT
- a CDS encoding transposase, translated to MQPLILALLAMTWLTQHTVEERFQVACSFVIACRPKRSRPGRTVPGFLKALHRLPVRVFHLLSRCIRDRLLERGLLQRIAGFFPVGVDGSRLSCPRTQELEERLPAVSTSSAPQVWITALVHLLSGVPWWWKVGKGNASERSQLQAMLTCLPGNSLIVADAGFVSYALYLRIILCGHHMVVRMKSSVQLFTQSRVPMTRYQQGRVLWCPDVSRFRDHPPIPARLVRITGKQGGGDVWLLTTVLDRHVLSRKQIGKLYRLRWENECFFRSYKRTLGKVKLWGRTIKTVHREVEASLLAVQLLLAQVLRSGLPAQMVPSLSRALQVIREDLHLYASHYRRRTGYEKRLRSAFRDRRTRHAAKIRKPWPRKKTYHPPKPPQLLTPLVDIKHLLYPRNTAA
- a CDS encoding dienelactone hydrolase family protein, with translation MAALETWLQLPSRQQDLQQQAFATQPLSKSQAEQTRRLLIAEDARQTKAHHEEEWKKKQITLGELNMKFDYTVFADKPADGRSLFISMHGGGNTSKSINDQQWENQKKLYKPIEGVYLAPRAPNDAWNMWFQPHMDAFFSRLIQDAAVFEEVNVDKVYLMGYSAGGDGVFRMAPRMAHRWAAAAMMAGHPGDVRADNLRNLPFTLHMGENDKAYDRNKQALVWKKLLLDLREQDPHGYTHEVVIQPGMGHWMQRKDAIAIPWMMKFTRNTVPRKIVWVEPLQPSFYWLAQAEFPADKLKAAKMVATVDQQNISIESEHFNGITLRLRDDLINLDQPISIRWNGKLLPEKSIHRTISTQRKTLLEHHDKGLCFDAEVKVQAP
- a CDS encoding iron-sulfur cluster assembly accessory protein, giving the protein MSAVAESKPQTSVNPPITVTERAAEEVRRIVDEQRAAGVLAPEERVYLRVSVKGGGCSGFQNKLDLDPNYNEKSDELFEVNGVGVVADRKSLLYISGATVDFHNDLNKRGFSVSNPNAKTTCGCGSSFSV
- the rpe gene encoding ribulose-phosphate 3-epimerase, producing the protein MNRPKLAPSIMTADFTRLGEQVQQAIDAGVDRIHLDVMDGHFVPNISFGPLVAQSLRPACSIPLEAHLMISDAEKYLDPFLDAGVDSVILHIEACPQIETLIKRIHDRKKLAGVTLNPATPLAAIEHLVTQVDLVLIMSVQPGFGGQSFLPASLEKIKQARALIDRLNPKCELEVDGGINLQTLQPAFDAGAEVFVVGSAVYNPKASVAENVRQLMEAAHAR
- a CDS encoding serpin family protein, encoding MKHYRIMFLLLIGAITLSALSLLKTTAEPPPIQSTLHELRKFAEQNNDFGIELYHRLRTQPGNVFFSPYSISTALAMVSTGARNQTEAQMLKCLHLGTDQKLNTTLHRDLMTSMLHQPKGYEIRIANALWGQNAHPFKADFVTGLQHSFRAEGRTLDFAGEAEQSRTIINQWVEAQTNQRIKNLLPSGSITGLTRLVLTNAIYFKGTWQTPFSKSATRPGDFFITSDDKVKAEMMARTASMRYAENDLFQALELPYAGDRLSMVILLPRKRNNLGEAESQLSSGMVSQLVQKMTSPKVILSLPRIKTTYEKPLKTTLVSMGMTDAFEAGIADFSGIDSTRELYISEVYHKAFCEINEEGTEAAAATAVAMVEYSTPSKQPPPVEFKADHPYLYLIRDRQTGSILFMGRVVDPRQ
- the tal gene encoding transaldolase — encoded protein: MTTLQSIQKLGQSLWYDNMRRGLIDSGAFGQLISDGITGVTSNPAIFAAAISKSTDYNTAVTQAVAQGIRDPKALYEHLAIDDIRRAADLFKPVYDRSHAHDGYVSLEVSPHLAHDTDGTVAEAVRLHATVGRPNLMIKVPATAAGLPAITRLIAKGISVNVTLLFAVGAYEQVADAYMKGLEQRLAEKKSVASIASVASFFVSRIDTLVDELLSKKTGFDSLKGQIAIANAYEAYASFQKLEMSSRWKQLAAAGAQSQRLLWASTSTKNPAYPKTMYVDALIAQKTVNTIPPETVTALLESPLQQRVRFTEQWDACIKSARTKLEQLDSAGISLTKVTDQLLEEAIKKFAEPFDQLLTNLQQKASANS
- a CDS encoding lipoate--protein ligase family protein, with product MRGECKTPGGKLIAVEYQLQNERMHQIRISGDFFVHPDAQSREVLHRLASAIYDRHNDLTLQQWHHVLESALPWNVELLGTSTRALAVALCRARGDTVEIEQFSQHEEQFNSLEVAEKLTVWPSQSWHLIPEIALPPAMNVALDEVLCQQVASGKRPATLRFWRWTEQAVILGRCQSVLNEVDVEVAREKDIQLVRRMTGGGAMFLQPHGAITYSLYLPEALLKGMSVRQSYQICEAWVIEGLRKLGVDAYHAPLNDIACSMGKIGGAAQARRNSVVLHHTTMAYEMDPGEMVRVLRIGREKLSDKPAIASAAKRVSPLARQTGLPREAIVSSLFEHFRNQFGGTVSSLWPDEMQVAHELVMKKYGNDVWTYEIA